Proteins co-encoded in one Megalops cyprinoides isolate fMegCyp1 chromosome 1, fMegCyp1.pri, whole genome shotgun sequence genomic window:
- the myocd gene encoding myocardin isoform X3 — protein MTLLGSEHSLLIRSKFRSVLQLRLQQRRTREQLADQGIMPPLKSPAAFHEQRKSLERSKTGDYLKHKIRSRPEKSELVNMQILQDSAAEGSIQATQMKLKRARLADDLNEKIALRPGPLELVEKNIIPVDSAVKEAAMKANQAKFPKQEDSYAFEEDSSSDSLSPEQPHSNESQGSMCSSSETKSSDSSSPALTTSRQGFQSREVNRHIASPNNQVSQEESQSVMSNNQLTPPIPVPAIVKSKSSDKSRHKKLKDTKPKVKKLKYHQYIPPDQKAEKSPPPMDSAYARLLQQQQLFLQLQILSQQKHQQHSQQRQQNFSFQPLHSLPVKQSNEQLARNSSAPTSTVTSTSSSPVKTSFSGQACVSPIKPGPLPSNLDDLKVSELRQQLRIRGLPVSGTKTALIERLKPFKDPNASPPSNSSDITTVTFPVTPTGSLSSYQSPGSSTASGFYPFCSTSTTPPISPASSDLSVSGSLPDSFSDVTMSSPQFGLQPSPAHLSADEGLAASLNGGCLQAEAEGLDAEKDKMLVEKQKVIEELTWKLHQEQRQVEELKMQLHKRKRNHNQQDLQASPQHQHHLQPPPQQQHFFGVSIKQEHVASSCPLASKQLKSPSSSCMESLGHCGPPSMSSLVGPRCLDTSASGSPSTLSAFLSPQCSPQHSPISKTAGSPQHNSLSSSPSNPYLLPVSATTLSGENRSRSPQQTSSRPRNVQTQQKNVGQPMNCSYSPDQRSLQQLFPSSTNNGFNHRNQSKAKNPSMQQKMAILHSPRHVGQKFSISSATCCSSDSAASKIKGPPCYEDAVKQQLTRSQQMDELLDVLIESGEMPANAKEDRPCVTKVVPHITVSSGSSSIPVPKFHRHYEHLSPSQLSFEHGASNGDSHLEALLSSSMGRAGEIVLLKMGAEEGRLEDAGEGFAATRQDKVLSNRDMMDTPLSPMDARVSPATESQGLNMTFTESPWETMEWLDLTPPSSATGFNSIPPAAPSIFNTEFLDVADINLNSAMDLHLEQW, from the exons ATGACACTTCTGGGTTCTGAGCATTCTTTATTGATTCGAAGCAAGTTCAGATCAG tcctgCAGTTAAGACTCCAGCAGAGGAGGACACGGGAGCAGCTTGCAGACCAGGGCATCATGCCTC cacTGAAGAGTCCAGCTGCATTCCATGAACAGAGAAAAAGTCTTGAGAGATCCAAG ACTGGGGATtacttaaaacacaaaattagaAGCAGACCGGAGAAGTCCGAACTAGTCAACATGCAGATATTACAAG ACTCAGCCGCGGAAGGGTCCATACAGGCCACACAGATGAAACTAAAGCGAGCCAGGCTTGCCGACGATCTTAATGAGAAAATTGCTCTAAGACCAGGCCCATTGGAGCTGGTAGAAAAGAATATCATTCCTGTTGATTCAGCTGTCAAAGAAGCTGCAATGAAAG CGAACCAAGCCAAGTTCCCTAAGCAAGAGGATTCATACGCATTTGAGgaagacagcagcagtgacagcctGTCCCCTGAGCAGCCCCACAGTAATGAGTCTCAGGGGTCAATGTGCTCCTCATCAGAGACCAAGAGCAGTGACTCGTCCTCCCCTGCCCTAACCACCTCCCGACAG GGATTTCAAAGCAGGGAGGTAAATAGACATATTGCCTCTCCTAATAACCAAGTAAGCCAAGAGGAAAGCCAATCTGTGATGAGCAACAACCAACTAACTCCACCCATCCCTGTTCCAGCAATTGTAAAG TCAAAATCATCTGACAAAAGCCGtcacaaaaaactgaaagacaCAAAGCCAAAGGTGAAGAAGCTGAAGTATCATCAGTACATTCCGCCGGACCAGAAGGCAGAGAAGTCCCCTCCCCCGATGGACTCGGCCTACGCCAggctcctgcagcagcagcagctgttcctgCAGCTGCAGATCCTCAGCCAGCAGAAGCACCAACAGCACTCCCAGCAGCGCCAGCAGAACTTCAGCTTCCAGCCCTTGCACTCACTACCTGTCAA GCAATCCAATGAACAACTTGCAAGAAATTCAAGTGCTCCCACAAGCACTGTGACTAGTACTTCCTCATCTCCTGTGAAGACAAGCTTTTCTGGACAGGCCTGCGTTTCACCAATAAAGCCAGGACCTTTACCCTCCAATCTGGATGACCTTAAA GTGTCTGAGCTGCGACAGCAGCTGAGGATACGAGGCCTTCCTGTGtctggcaccaaaacagccCTCATAGAGAGGCTGAAGCCCTTCAAGGACCCCAACGCCAGCCCGCCATCCAactccagtgacatcacaaccGTCACATTTCCGGTGACCCCTACTGGTTCTTTGTCATCCTACCAGTCCCCGGGCTCCTCCACTGCCAGCGGCTTCTATCCGTTTTGCAGCACCAGCACAACCCCGCCCATCTCGCCAGCCTCCTCTGATCTCTCGGTCAGCGGCTCCTTGCCAGACAGCTTCAGCGACGTGACCATGTCCTCCCCCCAGTTCGGCCTGCAGCCCTCCCCGGCCCATCTGAGCGCCGATGAGGGGCTGGCAGCCAGCCTGAATGGGGGCTGCCTGCAGGCGGAAGCGGAGGGCCTGGATGCGGAGAAGGACAAGATGCTGGTGGAGAAGCAGAAGGTGATCGAGGAGCTGACCTGGAAGCTGCACCAGGAGCAGCGGCAGGTTGAGGAgctcaaaatgcagctgcacaagAGGAAGCGCAACCACAACCAGCAGGACCTGCAGGCCTCACCCCAACACCAGCACCACCTGCAGCCTCCACCCCAACAGCAGCACTTCTTCGGCGTGTCCATCAAACAAGAGCATGTGGCCTCCAGCTGTCCTCTCGCCTCCAAGCAACTGAAAAGCCCTTCCAGCAGCTGCATGGAGAGCCTGGGCCACTGTGGCCCACCCTCCATGTCCAGCCTGGTCGGCCCCCGCTGCCTGGACACCTCAGCCAGCGGCAGCCCCTCCACCCTGTCTGCCTTCCTTAGCCCCCAGTGCTCTCCTCAACACTCCCCCATTTCAAAGACAGCTGGTAGTCCACAACACAACAGCCTGTCCTCCTCCCCCAGCAACCCCTACCTGCTACCTGTGTCTGCCACTACACTGTCCGGGGAGAACCGTAGCCGGTCTCCACAGCAGACCAGCAGCAGGCCTCGAAATGTGCAG ACCCAGCAGAAGAACGTTGGCCAGCCCATGAACTGCTCCTACTCACCCGACCAAAGGAGCCTACAGCAACTGTTCCCCAGCTCTACCAACAACGGTTTTAACCACAGGAATCAATCCAAAGCCAAGAATCCAAGTATGCAACAAAAG ATGGCAATATTACACTCTCCCAGGCACGTGGGTCAAAAGTTTTCCATCTCCTCTGCTACCTGCTGTAGCTCAGATTCTGCTGCATCAAAGATAAAAGGGCCCCCCTGCTATGAAGATGCAGTAAAGCAG CAACTGACCAGGAGCCAGCAAATGGATGAACTTCTTGATGTACTAATTGAAAGTGGAG AAATGCCAGCTAACGCCAAAGAAGACAGGCCCTGTGTAACCAAAGTTGTGCCTCACATTACAGTTTCTTCAGGGAGCTCCAGCATACCAGTCCCCAAATTCCACAGGCACTATGAGCACTTGTCCCCGTCCCAGCTCTCCTTCGAACACGGCGCCAGCAATGGGGACAGCCACCTGGAGGCCTTGCTGAGCAGCTCCATGGGCAGAGCGGGCGAGATTGTGCTCCTCAAGATGGGTGCCGAGGAAGGCCGTCTGGAGGATGCAGGGGAGGGTTTCGCGGCCACCCGCCAGGACAAGGTGCTCAGCAACCGTGACATGATGGACACGCCGCTGTCCCCCATGGATGCCAGGGTCTCTCCTGCCACGGAGAGCCAGGGGCTCAACATGACTTTCACCGAATCTCCGTGGGAGACCATGGAGTGGCTGGATCTCACGCCACCAAGCTCTGCCACGGGCTTCAACTCCATCCCCCCGGCCGCGCCCAGCATCTTCAACACAGAATTCCTGGATGTCGCAGACATCAACTTGAACTCGGCCATGGACCTTCACTTAGAGCAATGGTGA
- the myocd gene encoding myocardin isoform X2 — protein sequence MTLLGSEHSLLIRSKFRSVLQLRLQQRRTREQLADQGIMPPLKSPAAFHEQRKSLERSKTGDYLKHKIRSRPEKSELVNMQILQDSAAEGSIQATQMKLKRARLADDLNEKIALRPGPLELVEKNIIPVDSAVKEAAMKANQAKFPKQEDSYAFEEDSSSDSLSPEQPHSNESQGSMCSSSETKSSDSSSPALTTSRQGFQSREVNRHIASPNNQVSQEESQSVMSNNQLTPPIPVPAIVKQSKSSDKSRHKKLKDTKPKVKKLKYHQYIPPDQKAEKSPPPMDSAYARLLQQQQLFLQLQILSQQKHQQHSQQRQQNFSFQPLHSLPVKQSNEQLARNSSAPTSTVTSTSSSPVKTSFSGQACVSPIKPGPLPSNLDDLKVSELRQQLRIRGLPVSGTKTALIERLKPFKDPNASPPSNSSDITTVTFPVTPTGSLSSYQSPGSSTASGFYPFCSTSTTPPISPASSDLSVSGSLPDSFSDVTMSSPQFGLQPSPAHLSADEGLAASLNGGCLQAEAEGLDAEKDKMLVEKQKVIEELTWKLHQEQRQVEELKMQLHKRKRNHNQQDLQASPQHQHHLQPPPQQQHFFGVSIKQEHVASSCPLASKQLKSPSSSCMESLGHCGPPSMSSLVGPRCLDTSASGSPSTLSAFLSPQCSPQHSPISKTAGSPQHNSLSSSPSNPYLLPVSATTLSGENRSRSPQQTSSRPRNVQTQQKNVGQPMNCSYSPDQRSLQQLFPSSTNNGFNHRNQSKAKNPSMQQKMAILHSPRHVGQKFSISSATCCSSDSAASKIKGPPCYEDAVKQQLTRSQQMDELLDVLIESGEMPANAKEDRPCVTKVVPHITVSSGSSSIPVPKFHRHYEHLSPSQLSFEHGASNGDSHLEALLSSSMGRAGEIVLLKMGAEEGRLEDAGEGFAATRQDKVLSNRDMMDTPLSPMDARVSPATESQGLNMTFTESPWETMEWLDLTPPSSATGFNSIPPAAPSIFNTEFLDVADINLNSAMDLHLEQW from the exons ATGACACTTCTGGGTTCTGAGCATTCTTTATTGATTCGAAGCAAGTTCAGATCAG tcctgCAGTTAAGACTCCAGCAGAGGAGGACACGGGAGCAGCTTGCAGACCAGGGCATCATGCCTC cacTGAAGAGTCCAGCTGCATTCCATGAACAGAGAAAAAGTCTTGAGAGATCCAAG ACTGGGGATtacttaaaacacaaaattagaAGCAGACCGGAGAAGTCCGAACTAGTCAACATGCAGATATTACAAG ACTCAGCCGCGGAAGGGTCCATACAGGCCACACAGATGAAACTAAAGCGAGCCAGGCTTGCCGACGATCTTAATGAGAAAATTGCTCTAAGACCAGGCCCATTGGAGCTGGTAGAAAAGAATATCATTCCTGTTGATTCAGCTGTCAAAGAAGCTGCAATGAAAG CGAACCAAGCCAAGTTCCCTAAGCAAGAGGATTCATACGCATTTGAGgaagacagcagcagtgacagcctGTCCCCTGAGCAGCCCCACAGTAATGAGTCTCAGGGGTCAATGTGCTCCTCATCAGAGACCAAGAGCAGTGACTCGTCCTCCCCTGCCCTAACCACCTCCCGACAG GGATTTCAAAGCAGGGAGGTAAATAGACATATTGCCTCTCCTAATAACCAAGTAAGCCAAGAGGAAAGCCAATCTGTGATGAGCAACAACCAACTAACTCCACCCATCCCTGTTCCAGCAATTGTAAAG CAGTCAAAATCATCTGACAAAAGCCGtcacaaaaaactgaaagacaCAAAGCCAAAGGTGAAGAAGCTGAAGTATCATCAGTACATTCCGCCGGACCAGAAGGCAGAGAAGTCCCCTCCCCCGATGGACTCGGCCTACGCCAggctcctgcagcagcagcagctgttcctgCAGCTGCAGATCCTCAGCCAGCAGAAGCACCAACAGCACTCCCAGCAGCGCCAGCAGAACTTCAGCTTCCAGCCCTTGCACTCACTACCTGTCAA GCAATCCAATGAACAACTTGCAAGAAATTCAAGTGCTCCCACAAGCACTGTGACTAGTACTTCCTCATCTCCTGTGAAGACAAGCTTTTCTGGACAGGCCTGCGTTTCACCAATAAAGCCAGGACCTTTACCCTCCAATCTGGATGACCTTAAA GTGTCTGAGCTGCGACAGCAGCTGAGGATACGAGGCCTTCCTGTGtctggcaccaaaacagccCTCATAGAGAGGCTGAAGCCCTTCAAGGACCCCAACGCCAGCCCGCCATCCAactccagtgacatcacaaccGTCACATTTCCGGTGACCCCTACTGGTTCTTTGTCATCCTACCAGTCCCCGGGCTCCTCCACTGCCAGCGGCTTCTATCCGTTTTGCAGCACCAGCACAACCCCGCCCATCTCGCCAGCCTCCTCTGATCTCTCGGTCAGCGGCTCCTTGCCAGACAGCTTCAGCGACGTGACCATGTCCTCCCCCCAGTTCGGCCTGCAGCCCTCCCCGGCCCATCTGAGCGCCGATGAGGGGCTGGCAGCCAGCCTGAATGGGGGCTGCCTGCAGGCGGAAGCGGAGGGCCTGGATGCGGAGAAGGACAAGATGCTGGTGGAGAAGCAGAAGGTGATCGAGGAGCTGACCTGGAAGCTGCACCAGGAGCAGCGGCAGGTTGAGGAgctcaaaatgcagctgcacaagAGGAAGCGCAACCACAACCAGCAGGACCTGCAGGCCTCACCCCAACACCAGCACCACCTGCAGCCTCCACCCCAACAGCAGCACTTCTTCGGCGTGTCCATCAAACAAGAGCATGTGGCCTCCAGCTGTCCTCTCGCCTCCAAGCAACTGAAAAGCCCTTCCAGCAGCTGCATGGAGAGCCTGGGCCACTGTGGCCCACCCTCCATGTCCAGCCTGGTCGGCCCCCGCTGCCTGGACACCTCAGCCAGCGGCAGCCCCTCCACCCTGTCTGCCTTCCTTAGCCCCCAGTGCTCTCCTCAACACTCCCCCATTTCAAAGACAGCTGGTAGTCCACAACACAACAGCCTGTCCTCCTCCCCCAGCAACCCCTACCTGCTACCTGTGTCTGCCACTACACTGTCCGGGGAGAACCGTAGCCGGTCTCCACAGCAGACCAGCAGCAGGCCTCGAAATGTGCAG ACCCAGCAGAAGAACGTTGGCCAGCCCATGAACTGCTCCTACTCACCCGACCAAAGGAGCCTACAGCAACTGTTCCCCAGCTCTACCAACAACGGTTTTAACCACAGGAATCAATCCAAAGCCAAGAATCCAAGTATGCAACAAAAG ATGGCAATATTACACTCTCCCAGGCACGTGGGTCAAAAGTTTTCCATCTCCTCTGCTACCTGCTGTAGCTCAGATTCTGCTGCATCAAAGATAAAAGGGCCCCCCTGCTATGAAGATGCAGTAAAGCAG CAACTGACCAGGAGCCAGCAAATGGATGAACTTCTTGATGTACTAATTGAAAGTGGAG AAATGCCAGCTAACGCCAAAGAAGACAGGCCCTGTGTAACCAAAGTTGTGCCTCACATTACAGTTTCTTCAGGGAGCTCCAGCATACCAGTCCCCAAATTCCACAGGCACTATGAGCACTTGTCCCCGTCCCAGCTCTCCTTCGAACACGGCGCCAGCAATGGGGACAGCCACCTGGAGGCCTTGCTGAGCAGCTCCATGGGCAGAGCGGGCGAGATTGTGCTCCTCAAGATGGGTGCCGAGGAAGGCCGTCTGGAGGATGCAGGGGAGGGTTTCGCGGCCACCCGCCAGGACAAGGTGCTCAGCAACCGTGACATGATGGACACGCCGCTGTCCCCCATGGATGCCAGGGTCTCTCCTGCCACGGAGAGCCAGGGGCTCAACATGACTTTCACCGAATCTCCGTGGGAGACCATGGAGTGGCTGGATCTCACGCCACCAAGCTCTGCCACGGGCTTCAACTCCATCCCCCCGGCCGCGCCCAGCATCTTCAACACAGAATTCCTGGATGTCGCAGACATCAACTTGAACTCGGCCATGGACCTTCACTTAGAGCAATGGTGA
- the myocd gene encoding myocardin isoform X1: MNGVVAAEPPAQDENTGQGPAHSRAKAERVSDNMKELSLQASTQLPPLTERKNVLQLRLQQRRTREQLADQGIMPPLKSPAAFHEQRKSLERSKTGDYLKHKIRSRPEKSELVNMQILQDSAAEGSIQATQMKLKRARLADDLNEKIALRPGPLELVEKNIIPVDSAVKEAAMKANQAKFPKQEDSYAFEEDSSSDSLSPEQPHSNESQGSMCSSSETKSSDSSSPALTTSRQGFQSREVNRHIASPNNQVSQEESQSVMSNNQLTPPIPVPAIVKSKSSDKSRHKKLKDTKPKVKKLKYHQYIPPDQKAEKSPPPMDSAYARLLQQQQLFLQLQILSQQKHQQHSQQRQQNFSFQPLHSLPVKQSNEQLARNSSAPTSTVTSTSSSPVKTSFSGQACVSPIKPGPLPSNLDDLKVSELRQQLRIRGLPVSGTKTALIERLKPFKDPNASPPSNSSDITTVTFPVTPTGSLSSYQSPGSSTASGFYPFCSTSTTPPISPASSDLSVSGSLPDSFSDVTMSSPQFGLQPSPAHLSADEGLAASLNGGCLQAEAEGLDAEKDKMLVEKQKVIEELTWKLHQEQRQVEELKMQLHKRKRNHNQQDLQASPQHQHHLQPPPQQQHFFGVSIKQEHVASSCPLASKQLKSPSSSCMESLGHCGPPSMSSLVGPRCLDTSASGSPSTLSAFLSPQCSPQHSPISKTAGSPQHNSLSSSPSNPYLLPVSATTLSGENRSRSPQQTSSRPRNVQTQQKNVGQPMNCSYSPDQRSLQQLFPSSTNNGFNHRNQSKAKNPSMQQKMAILHSPRHVGQKFSISSATCCSSDSAASKIKGPPCYEDAVKQQLTRSQQMDELLDVLIESGEMPANAKEDRPCVTKVVPHITVSSGSSSIPVPKFHRHYEHLSPSQLSFEHGASNGDSHLEALLSSSMGRAGEIVLLKMGAEEGRLEDAGEGFAATRQDKVLSNRDMMDTPLSPMDARVSPATESQGLNMTFTESPWETMEWLDLTPPSSATGFNSIPPAAPSIFNTEFLDVADINLNSAMDLHLEQW, encoded by the exons tcctgCAGTTAAGACTCCAGCAGAGGAGGACACGGGAGCAGCTTGCAGACCAGGGCATCATGCCTC cacTGAAGAGTCCAGCTGCATTCCATGAACAGAGAAAAAGTCTTGAGAGATCCAAG ACTGGGGATtacttaaaacacaaaattagaAGCAGACCGGAGAAGTCCGAACTAGTCAACATGCAGATATTACAAG ACTCAGCCGCGGAAGGGTCCATACAGGCCACACAGATGAAACTAAAGCGAGCCAGGCTTGCCGACGATCTTAATGAGAAAATTGCTCTAAGACCAGGCCCATTGGAGCTGGTAGAAAAGAATATCATTCCTGTTGATTCAGCTGTCAAAGAAGCTGCAATGAAAG CGAACCAAGCCAAGTTCCCTAAGCAAGAGGATTCATACGCATTTGAGgaagacagcagcagtgacagcctGTCCCCTGAGCAGCCCCACAGTAATGAGTCTCAGGGGTCAATGTGCTCCTCATCAGAGACCAAGAGCAGTGACTCGTCCTCCCCTGCCCTAACCACCTCCCGACAG GGATTTCAAAGCAGGGAGGTAAATAGACATATTGCCTCTCCTAATAACCAAGTAAGCCAAGAGGAAAGCCAATCTGTGATGAGCAACAACCAACTAACTCCACCCATCCCTGTTCCAGCAATTGTAAAG TCAAAATCATCTGACAAAAGCCGtcacaaaaaactgaaagacaCAAAGCCAAAGGTGAAGAAGCTGAAGTATCATCAGTACATTCCGCCGGACCAGAAGGCAGAGAAGTCCCCTCCCCCGATGGACTCGGCCTACGCCAggctcctgcagcagcagcagctgttcctgCAGCTGCAGATCCTCAGCCAGCAGAAGCACCAACAGCACTCCCAGCAGCGCCAGCAGAACTTCAGCTTCCAGCCCTTGCACTCACTACCTGTCAA GCAATCCAATGAACAACTTGCAAGAAATTCAAGTGCTCCCACAAGCACTGTGACTAGTACTTCCTCATCTCCTGTGAAGACAAGCTTTTCTGGACAGGCCTGCGTTTCACCAATAAAGCCAGGACCTTTACCCTCCAATCTGGATGACCTTAAA GTGTCTGAGCTGCGACAGCAGCTGAGGATACGAGGCCTTCCTGTGtctggcaccaaaacagccCTCATAGAGAGGCTGAAGCCCTTCAAGGACCCCAACGCCAGCCCGCCATCCAactccagtgacatcacaaccGTCACATTTCCGGTGACCCCTACTGGTTCTTTGTCATCCTACCAGTCCCCGGGCTCCTCCACTGCCAGCGGCTTCTATCCGTTTTGCAGCACCAGCACAACCCCGCCCATCTCGCCAGCCTCCTCTGATCTCTCGGTCAGCGGCTCCTTGCCAGACAGCTTCAGCGACGTGACCATGTCCTCCCCCCAGTTCGGCCTGCAGCCCTCCCCGGCCCATCTGAGCGCCGATGAGGGGCTGGCAGCCAGCCTGAATGGGGGCTGCCTGCAGGCGGAAGCGGAGGGCCTGGATGCGGAGAAGGACAAGATGCTGGTGGAGAAGCAGAAGGTGATCGAGGAGCTGACCTGGAAGCTGCACCAGGAGCAGCGGCAGGTTGAGGAgctcaaaatgcagctgcacaagAGGAAGCGCAACCACAACCAGCAGGACCTGCAGGCCTCACCCCAACACCAGCACCACCTGCAGCCTCCACCCCAACAGCAGCACTTCTTCGGCGTGTCCATCAAACAAGAGCATGTGGCCTCCAGCTGTCCTCTCGCCTCCAAGCAACTGAAAAGCCCTTCCAGCAGCTGCATGGAGAGCCTGGGCCACTGTGGCCCACCCTCCATGTCCAGCCTGGTCGGCCCCCGCTGCCTGGACACCTCAGCCAGCGGCAGCCCCTCCACCCTGTCTGCCTTCCTTAGCCCCCAGTGCTCTCCTCAACACTCCCCCATTTCAAAGACAGCTGGTAGTCCACAACACAACAGCCTGTCCTCCTCCCCCAGCAACCCCTACCTGCTACCTGTGTCTGCCACTACACTGTCCGGGGAGAACCGTAGCCGGTCTCCACAGCAGACCAGCAGCAGGCCTCGAAATGTGCAG ACCCAGCAGAAGAACGTTGGCCAGCCCATGAACTGCTCCTACTCACCCGACCAAAGGAGCCTACAGCAACTGTTCCCCAGCTCTACCAACAACGGTTTTAACCACAGGAATCAATCCAAAGCCAAGAATCCAAGTATGCAACAAAAG ATGGCAATATTACACTCTCCCAGGCACGTGGGTCAAAAGTTTTCCATCTCCTCTGCTACCTGCTGTAGCTCAGATTCTGCTGCATCAAAGATAAAAGGGCCCCCCTGCTATGAAGATGCAGTAAAGCAG CAACTGACCAGGAGCCAGCAAATGGATGAACTTCTTGATGTACTAATTGAAAGTGGAG AAATGCCAGCTAACGCCAAAGAAGACAGGCCCTGTGTAACCAAAGTTGTGCCTCACATTACAGTTTCTTCAGGGAGCTCCAGCATACCAGTCCCCAAATTCCACAGGCACTATGAGCACTTGTCCCCGTCCCAGCTCTCCTTCGAACACGGCGCCAGCAATGGGGACAGCCACCTGGAGGCCTTGCTGAGCAGCTCCATGGGCAGAGCGGGCGAGATTGTGCTCCTCAAGATGGGTGCCGAGGAAGGCCGTCTGGAGGATGCAGGGGAGGGTTTCGCGGCCACCCGCCAGGACAAGGTGCTCAGCAACCGTGACATGATGGACACGCCGCTGTCCCCCATGGATGCCAGGGTCTCTCCTGCCACGGAGAGCCAGGGGCTCAACATGACTTTCACCGAATCTCCGTGGGAGACCATGGAGTGGCTGGATCTCACGCCACCAAGCTCTGCCACGGGCTTCAACTCCATCCCCCCGGCCGCGCCCAGCATCTTCAACACAGAATTCCTGGATGTCGCAGACATCAACTTGAACTCGGCCATGGACCTTCACTTAGAGCAATGGTGA